The DNA window tatttttatttgtttcgtgtctaacatttgattatagtgaagtttcttttgaacaaaaatttcgtgatttttattctttaatttaaaaagattttcCACGTCAAATTCTTGGTGttcttgtttcatttatatttctttttatgttGGTTATTTTTCGTTCCTAAAGATCCAATTAAATGGAAAATCATTTATTATCACAACTATGATTATTACCCGCTGTATTCCCAACATGTTCAACACAGAAATCAAATTATCCCttaatattaatacaatttCTAGATAACATcaataattatctattttactcaaaacaaaaaaaaaagtaaagtttataataataaaggttattattattaaagaagtttatatttataattaataatataaaatagtgaTATTTATcattagttataaatatttttacaaataataaaatatatttcattaattcaataaattacaaatatttaaagaataaaaatccataaaaaaatgattcaatttaaatttatcataaattattccAAATAAACTCAATTTATCATAAaagatcaaaaatatttatgttcacaaaaaaaatcaaaatataaaatagttaaaattatttatatttttataccatTCATTGTTATTCAAagtaactaaaaatatatttatattgatccaaataacattttttaattaaaaaaaattaaaatgacacaTTGCATCCCTAACCTTCCTCTTTCATTTAAAGcattttaatgataataaaatatttaaggagTTAAATATCATTCTATAAAAGCTTATAATTTTATCagaattaagttatttagatAAACATAATAGATGTCTTACAAACATGCATGTgtgattttgttattataatatagagaTTCAATATTCGATGTtcggtgatactcgggaaagggatTTCGcactatattttttatactgGTTAACAATTGtctttaattcataaaattttggttattatttaattttttttatatttttttacattttatttaacaaattatttttcaagttttagACATATATGAGTttttcttacatttaaaattataaaatatttatattttagtacTTGCGATTGATGTCGAGAACTATTgaggaaaatataaatatatgaacatATCAGTTTAAggtgttagaatttaaatataaattcaaaaaggccttattaaaatattttttgtgaaaatattctaaaaatatttataatcatcttctatttttttcgatgatttaaaaatagtttagagcttctaattattacaattagaaattaaaaatctcaaacaaacaAGCCCTAGAGTCAACAAATATGGGCGCTCGGTCAACTTGAAGGTCATTTCTCGGTCGTGCACGCTGATCCTTGCCGGAGACCGTGTCTGGTTGGTTTTCTTGGTCGAAAACCATACTAGACCGATTTCCTTGGTCGGATTCTAGGCGCTGACTGATTTTCTCATTTGAAAACCAGATCAATGTGAGAATCCTTGGTCGAGTGTAGGGGATAACTagttttctcggtcgaaaacCAAACCTAGGAAAATATCATCGGTCGGACGCTTGAGTTTTTTGGTCGGACGTCAAGAACATCAATTGCAGGTTTTGTGATTTCGTTTGGAGCTTTCATCCTTCACTTCAAAGGCATGAGAAGCTTCCTCAAATTACATGGatcctttttaacatcatcccGATGTATATCAATCAACCGGGAAGATGTCCAATTCGATTCGAGCAGTGTTTGAGTAAAGATTaggattttgatttttaaggTTTATTCCATCTTAAGGAGCTTACCAATAACTTCCTTGTACATATTTGGAtgaaatgaaaacaaaacatGAACATTGTCTATCCATTTTATCCAATTCAAGAActagatttttttagatttttgaaTTTTTCGGTTTTTGTGTAAAAATACCTTAAACCGATTGGAATTGATAAAAAACTATTTCTAACccatttaaaagatattaagaAGTTTTTTAAATCGTTGTTCTTgagttaaaagaaaaaaataatccgattttaaaaattttaaaaattgaatttttgtgtttttgaCTTAGGTTGATTTGTTCAAATTAGTTTTAGTAGAAATCTTTGAAATGATCTTAGGATTGAAGTCAAATCAAGAAAATGGATAATTAAGCAATAATCAAGAATAGTCgaactgaaatgtaaaaattttaattttaatttgtaacttGAATTACAATATGAATTAAATCTTATagtgagttggagaacactatTAAATTATGTATGAAGCTTTGTGATGATCCAGAAACGAACCTTAGAGTTTTACACAATTTCCAAAACTTtcaaaaacttgaaaataaattaatggcGGATCTTGTAAAAGTTTGATTGAAGGCTTAAGATTCTGATCATTGCCTCCGTCTTGGCTAAGGAGGGCTATTTATAACTAACCATAGTCGGTTAGATGATCAAGTTGATCGAATTCGAGAcaaaaagtcattaatgacttttgtctCTGTATTCAATCGTTCTCATTCAATTAGGTCATTATATTGCGCCTATGAttgtaggtgaaatgatcaccatgttaGGGTGATTATTTCagcatttgaataatttgatttgGTTGAGTATCGATCGAGTTCCACTTtacaaaaatcaaaaatttcggTCAATGTTCATCCTATTCTCCGTGAGGAAGAACACAAACCAAGGCTGAAATATCGTCGTTTCGAGCCAAAGTGCGAATACACGTCTGGGTGCATCGTTTCATCTTCATCCGTTTGTGTTCGGGCGTTTTGTCTGCGTTCAGGCTAACAGTGTTGGCGCGTGCGTTAGTGGATCCGGTGCTACACGGAAGCGTTTGGCTTCCGTTGTAGCGGATGACGCATTCCTTTAATGACCGTTGGCTGAAGACTgtgcgctcatctgatggttgCGTGGTCTGCTGTAATCGTTTCTCCTATTTTCGACTGCACTAGATCACGATCTCTTTTATCAGCtttgaaatttgtttaaaattgattttttcttcaCTCTTGTTGACTTTATTTTCAACctgcaaaatattttaatagacataaatatttattttgtctatattttgggctttataaataattagtttgatatttaaatagatacatcaaattcaaattatttatttaaaataattatttatttaaaataattatttaatatttataatttaaagaggtaaaattattttgaatatttatattaaaatgttcATACAATACAAtgatattaactaaaaaatgaGTGAAGATGAAAGAAATTGATccttataaatgaaaaaaacaaacaaaaaactcaacaatcttcttcttctacttgGATAATTTTGTCATTGATTGAAGTAAAAACCGGATCCGTGGCCAATACCggtttataatattttccttccttccttccttccacCGGCGGTGGCTGAGTTCcgtcttctctcttctcttctccgTTACTGGACGCTGTTCAACAAATCTTTTCTCTTTTGCAAATTGAAACCTAATTCACAATCTCAAAAGATAAGATTACAGTTTTGGGGTTTTCTGCTTGACAGGGACATGGCTACCAAGAATCTCTTTCGACCCATTTCTGCGATGGTTCCTTGTCGATCTATTCTTCCTTGCAATCACGGCCGCCCTGCTTCTTCCTTCTCATCCACTCCTCCATTCCATACCTGCAAATCCTCCATCAGGACTCTAGGTTTTCGATTTGCTAGACGGGTACCGCATCCCAATTGTTCTTACGGTGAATCTCCATCATCatcatattcatcatcatcagcagcagcagcagatgAGGATGACTCCGAGCAAGGCCCTCCTCAAGAAGCTGTTCTCAAGGCCATTTCAGGTGTCAAAACTTCTGTTTTAATTCCATATATTTATGAACTATAACCCTAATTGATTAGATAGATACAGTTTGGTTTTTGCTGATACCTGGTTATGAATGAATGTATGAATGTGAATCCAGAATTGTCTAAAACAGAAGGACGCGTTGGGCAAACAACCAATATGGTTATTGGTGGTACAGTAACAGATGATTCAACAAGCGAATGGCTTGCTCTTGATAAGAAGGTATGTATAAAAAATGGTCATCAAAACCTTAAGTTAGACGAATTTggtgattattatatattaataagtcgtcatcaacaacaacaacaggtTAATTCCTACCCAACTGTGAGAGATTTTACTGCTATTGGAACTGGTGGTGATGACTTTGTGCAAGCTATGGTTATTGCTGTTGAATCTGTACTTCAACACTCCATCCCCGAGGTAACCGTGTTCCTTAATCAATCAATTGAATTTTGTTCGCCAACCCCATTTGGAAGCACTTGTATGTTTATGTATTTGGATTCGAATCCGCATAAGAAACAAATTCTGATTAAGTTTAGTTTCTAAACATAATCTCATCTGAATAGGTTTTTTTTAATCTGGGTGTTTCTAAATTCTGTTTTAAAGTATGTATTAATATGGGCTTCTTGTGAGGCAAAACAAGAGATAAAAAGGGGAAAAAGGTCTCTCAAGCTCCCTTACAGACGGGGCCCTTGTGTTTCCTCTACTTGAATACTCTCTAGTTGCTTAGCCTATGTTTCCATGCCTTTTTCTCTTTGCTTGATTTAGAAACCATTTTCATATTGCATTGATTGAATAGAACCATTGTTTAATGTATAGCTTTTTAAAACTAAAGATTTCACTAAACTAGAATAAAACACAAAAAGTCGCATAAAGGAACACTAGTGCTAATCAAAATCAAcacatgaaataaaaaaaaaaaatgttgtcacTTAAATCTTAATAGGAATTGAATCGGAGACATTTGATGTAGGAAATTTAGGGTTTTTATGTCCATTGGTGTCTGTCTGGTTGTAAGTGAGCTTGGTTGGTTACTTTGTTGATTGACAGGATAGTGTAAAACAGAAAATATCTTCACGGGGAAAATATGTTTCAGTGAATATTGGACCAGTTCATGTCATCTCTAGTGAacaggtttcttcttcttcttataatgTGTTAAATGGGATTGGGATTGGGATTGGAATTGaatatattaatgttgtttttcAGGTTCAAGCTATATATAATGCAATGAAGACGGATGAAAGGATGAAATACTTTTTGTAGTGCAGCTGCCATTGCCATTGCCACTGATTGATTGCTCTGTTGTacagaagaagagaaagaaacttttcatatttatgtGGCATTCATTACCTTCTCTGTTCTCTCTAGACTATGAACGATCATATTCAATTACTCAATCTAACTAGagtaatattatttgtaaactaTAATCCATTATCACGTTTTAATATAAGTggattagtttaaaataaatggaATGGAATTTAGATACAAACAAATTGTTTATGGTGTGCTTGGTAATATTGAAATTGGggtctaattttaattattagatttgataattcatttaatattaataattaaatttagaattcaaatcaatttgattttaaaattttaattctaaactTTTTAGTTCAGgaattattatcttattattattctattgCTTAATTAACAGACTAATGAGTAGaagttaaaatgtatttttatttagtttagaattttgaaacagattttttttttatttaataagtttgaCTTTTGAattcatgtttttgttttgaatttaggaatttaaatgtttatttaattttttttttttaaatttaggaagTTAACAGGGAAATATTGGAAagacaaattataatttattagtttgaTAGAAtgtttaagattaaaaattaaattacaattataatgaaatttaagaGGAATTTTGATGAACCCTAAAGATCAACCTTTTGACCAGCCCTTAAAATAAAAGGGCGGGCGagaccttttatttttttagacaaTTTTACTTTTTTGCGAGACACAACTCCAAGTGTCTCACAACCGAAACCCTATAAAATCCTATTTTTTCATTTGTTgcttcattttctctctcttctcggtCTTCTCCGTTATAAACCCTAA is part of the Impatiens glandulifera chromosome 1, dImpGla2.1, whole genome shotgun sequence genome and encodes:
- the LOC124920684 gene encoding uncharacterized protein LOC124920684 isoform X2, with protein sequence MATKNLFRPISAMVPCRSILPCNHGRPASSFSSTPPFHTCKSSIRTLGFRFARRVPHPNCSYGESPSSSYSSSSAAAADEDDSEQGPPQEAVLKAISEGRVGQTTNMVIGGTVTDDSTSEWLALDKKVNSYPTVRDFTAIGTGGDDFVQAMVIAVESVLQHSIPEDSVKQKISSRGKYVSVNIGPVHVISSEQVQAIYNAMKTDERMKYFL
- the LOC124920684 gene encoding uncharacterized protein LOC124920684 isoform X1, which codes for MATKNLFRPISAMVPCRSILPCNHGRPASSFSSTPPFHTCKSSIRTLGFRFARRVPHPNCSYGESPSSSYSSSSAAAADEDDSEQGPPQEAVLKAISELSKTEGRVGQTTNMVIGGTVTDDSTSEWLALDKKVNSYPTVRDFTAIGTGGDDFVQAMVIAVESVLQHSIPEDSVKQKISSRGKYVSVNIGPVHVISSEQVQAIYNAMKTDERMKYFL